In the genome of Staphylococcus durrellii, one region contains:
- a CDS encoding SulP family inorganic anion transporter produces the protein MLEKLKFEWFNQPGKNILAGIVVALALIPEAIAFSIIAGVDPMVGLYAAFIIASVTAIVGGRPAMISGATGAVALIVTPLVKEYGVEYLFAATILMGLIQLLLGVLKVGRLMKFIPRSVMIGFVNALGIMIFMSQIEHIFGVSISTYIYVFVTLLIVYIVPRFFKAIPAPLLAIIILTAIYLYTGANVRTVGDLGSIKQTLPHFLIPNVPFNIDTFKIIFPYSLSMAIVGLVESLLTAKIVDHATNTYSSKNRESRGQGIANIVTGFFGGMGGCAMIGQSVINVKSGANSRLSTFTAGVLLIFMIIVLGDLVVQIPMPILAGIMVMVSMGTIDWKSFKYIKNAPKTDAVVMILTVVIVLMTHNLAIGVVVGVIFSALFFATKISKVHIDYDDLGSMKRFSFDGQIFFVSIDSIMSHLDFNISNSIVELDFSKAHLWDDSAVDAVDTIVEKFENGNNTVYVKNLNSDSHKIISELSKLNENHLTQ, from the coding sequence ATGCTAGAAAAGCTAAAATTTGAATGGTTTAACCAACCAGGTAAAAATATACTTGCTGGAATAGTCGTAGCTTTAGCTTTAATACCTGAAGCTATCGCGTTCTCTATTATTGCTGGTGTAGATCCTATGGTAGGACTATATGCTGCATTTATTATAGCAAGTGTAACTGCAATTGTAGGCGGTAGACCTGCTATGATTTCAGGTGCCACAGGTGCAGTTGCTTTAATAGTCACGCCTTTAGTTAAAGAATATGGTGTTGAATATTTATTTGCTGCTACCATTTTAATGGGATTAATTCAGTTATTATTAGGCGTACTTAAAGTTGGACGGCTAATGAAATTCATTCCTCGCTCAGTAATGATTGGTTTCGTAAACGCACTAGGGATTATGATATTTATGTCTCAAATTGAACATATTTTCGGCGTTTCTATATCGACATATATTTATGTCTTTGTAACATTACTCATCGTTTATATCGTGCCACGATTTTTCAAAGCAATTCCAGCACCTTTATTGGCAATAATTATTTTAACAGCTATTTATCTATACACAGGTGCAAATGTAAGAACTGTTGGTGATTTAGGAAGCATTAAACAGACATTGCCACACTTTTTAATACCTAATGTGCCATTTAATATAGATACATTTAAAATTATTTTTCCTTATTCATTATCAATGGCTATCGTCGGGCTTGTTGAAAGTTTATTAACTGCCAAAATAGTTGATCACGCAACGAATACTTACAGTAGTAAAAACAGAGAATCTCGCGGACAAGGTATCGCCAATATTGTTACTGGGTTCTTTGGCGGTATGGGTGGATGTGCAATGATTGGCCAATCGGTTATTAATGTTAAATCAGGAGCTAACAGTAGATTATCTACCTTTACGGCAGGTGTGTTACTTATCTTTATGATTATTGTTCTTGGTGACCTAGTTGTCCAAATACCCATGCCAATCTTAGCTGGAATTATGGTTATGGTTTCAATGGGTACGATTGATTGGAAGTCATTCAAATATATTAAAAATGCACCAAAAACAGATGCAGTTGTGATGATATTAACTGTCGTTATTGTTTTAATGACACATAATTTAGCTATCGGTGTCGTTGTAGGGGTAATATTTAGCGCTCTGTTCTTTGCTACTAAAATATCCAAAGTTCATATCGATTACGATGACTTAGGTTCAATGAAACGTTTTTCTTTTGACGGACAAATATTCTTCGTATCTATCGATTCTATAATGAGTCACCTTGATTTCAATATAAGTAATAGTATTGTTGAATTAGATTTCTCAAAAGCTCATTTATGGGATGATTCAGCCGTAGATGCTGTAGATACCATCGTAGAAAAATTCGAAAACGGCAATAACACCGTTTATGTCAAAAACTTAAATTCCGACAGCCACAAGATTATCTCAGAATTAAGTAAATTGAATGAAAACCATTTAACTCAATAA
- a CDS encoding ABC transporter ATP-binding protein, whose product MLEIKNVEKSYGSSRLFRRRQAPIIKGVSFQCPLGETIAIIGESGSGKSTLSRLILGIEKPDKGTIILDGKPIHKKKIRRGQIAAVFQDYTSSLHPFQTIREILFEVLCHCGVRDKLGKETQAIALLEEVGLSKAYMDKYPTMLSGGEAQRVAIARAISLKPKYILFDEAISSLDMSIQIQILDLLIRLRSKRKLSYIFITHDIQAATYLCEQLIIFKSGKIEEQIKTADLHHSHNAYTTALIDKQLSF is encoded by the coding sequence ATGCTTGAAATTAAGAATGTTGAAAAGTCATATGGTAGTTCAAGACTCTTTCGTCGTAGGCAAGCACCCATTATAAAAGGGGTATCGTTTCAATGTCCTCTTGGTGAAACTATTGCAATTATAGGTGAAAGTGGAAGTGGAAAATCAACGCTCAGTAGATTGATTTTAGGAATAGAAAAGCCAGACAAAGGTACGATTATATTAGATGGTAAACCAATACATAAGAAAAAAATACGTCGTGGCCAGATTGCTGCAGTTTTTCAAGATTATACATCTTCATTACATCCCTTCCAAACTATTAGAGAGATATTGTTTGAAGTTTTATGTCATTGTGGCGTTCGAGATAAATTAGGAAAAGAAACACAAGCCATTGCGTTACTTGAAGAAGTAGGGTTGTCTAAGGCATATATGGATAAATATCCAACTATGTTATCCGGTGGTGAAGCACAGCGAGTCGCTATAGCACGAGCGATAAGTTTAAAACCTAAATATATTTTGTTTGATGAGGCGATTAGTTCTCTTGATATGTCTATTCAAATTCAAATACTAGATCTATTGATACGTCTACGCTCCAAACGAAAGTTAAGCTATATTTTTATCACACATGATATACAAGCTGCCACTTATTTATGTGAGCAATTAATTATTTTTAAAAGTGGCAAAATCGAAGAACAAATAAAAACAGCTGACTTACATCACAGTCATAATGCTTATACGACAGCATTAATTGATAAACAGCTATCATTCTAA
- the opp1B gene encoding nickel/cobalt ABC transporter permease, with protein sequence MFKFILKRIALMFPLMIVVSFMTFLLTYITDANPAVTILHAQGTPNVTPELIAETNKKYGLNEPLLIQYKNWLVQAVQFNFGTSYITGDPVAQRISSAFINTLKLTIISSIAVIITSIVLGVVSALTRGKITDYTIRSVAFFLTSLPSYWVASILIIYVSVKLNLLPTSGLSGPESYILPVTVITITYASIYFRNIRSSIIEQLNEAYVLYLRACGVKSITLMLHVLRNALQVAVSIFCMSIPMIMGGLVVIEYVFAWPGLGQLSLKAILEHDFPVIQAYVLIVAILFIVFNTLADIINALLNPRLREAL encoded by the coding sequence ATGTTCAAGTTTATCTTAAAACGTATTGCACTTATGTTTCCATTGATGATTGTAGTAAGTTTTATGACTTTTTTACTAACTTATATCACAGATGCAAACCCAGCTGTAACTATTTTGCATGCGCAAGGCACACCAAATGTAACTCCTGAACTTATTGCGGAAACTAATAAAAAATATGGTTTAAACGAGCCACTACTTATTCAGTATAAAAATTGGTTGGTTCAAGCAGTGCAGTTCAATTTCGGCACGAGTTATATTACTGGTGACCCTGTGGCTCAACGCATTAGTTCTGCATTCATAAACACTTTGAAATTAACGATAATTTCTAGTATTGCAGTAATAATTACATCAATAGTATTAGGCGTCGTTAGTGCACTAACTAGAGGAAAGATTACTGATTATACTATTCGTTCAGTTGCTTTTTTTCTAACATCATTACCATCATATTGGGTTGCTTCAATATTAATTATTTATGTATCAGTGAAATTAAACTTACTACCGACTTCAGGTTTATCGGGACCTGAAAGTTACATATTACCAGTTACTGTTATTACCATTACCTATGCCAGTATTTATTTTAGAAATATAAGAAGTTCGATAATAGAACAATTGAATGAAGCGTACGTACTTTATTTGAGAGCATGTGGTGTTAAATCAATTACCTTAATGCTCCATGTCTTGCGTAATGCATTACAGGTTGCAGTATCAATCTTTTGTATGTCGATACCGATGATTATGGGGGGACTAGTAGTTATAGAATATGTATTTGCTTGGCCGGGCCTAGGCCAATTAAGTCTTAAAGCTATATTAGAACATGACTTTCCCGTTATACAAGCGTATGTATTAATCGTAGCAATTTTGTTTATAGTTTTTAATACGCTTGCAGATATCATTAATGCGCTTTTAAATCCAAGATTAAGGGAGGCGCTATGA
- a CDS encoding NtaA/DmoA family FMN-dependent monooxygenase (This protein belongs to a clade of FMN-dependent monooxygenases, within a broader family of flavin-dependent oxidoreductases, the luciferase-like monooxygenase (LMM) family, some of whose members use coenzyme F420 rather than FMN.): MASEMHLTALVYSTGLHPDSWRLPNSHIDEIGSIDFQIKMAQLAERGKLDAFFLGDGQYISEEGTGQISYYFEPITALAAVSRETKHIGLVSTISSSFYEPYLAARMLSSLNQISQGRIGANIVTSQFDLEAQNFSMDKLPLLDERYHRADEFITVMKKLWGSFHKNAIINDKETGVGLDSNQIKAIKHTGPHFQVNGAINIPTSEYGRPILFQAGTSISGREIAARHVEGIFSIAWNMQDALDFREDIRLRAIKENRRAPLVLPGLTVYVDETYDKAYALKQELDQFVSIENRKKRLSQAIGLDIANWEMDERVPNLQPYEEVQQKVVKSIYIAVKNAVETEELTLRQLLERFSTWIGHKTIVGTPDIVADEMIEWFQQGACDGFTLMPPTYPDLFEKFIDLVIPVLQERGVFRKEYEHATLKGHLGLMEYEEKIKSR; the protein is encoded by the coding sequence ATGGCGAGCGAAATGCATTTAACAGCTTTAGTTTATAGCACAGGTCTACATCCAGATTCATGGCGACTTCCTAATTCTCATATAGATGAAATTGGAAGTATTGATTTTCAAATTAAGATGGCACAATTGGCTGAACGAGGTAAGTTAGATGCTTTCTTTCTGGGAGATGGGCAATACATCTCAGAAGAAGGTACTGGGCAGATTTCTTACTATTTTGAACCTATAACAGCCTTGGCTGCAGTTTCTCGTGAAACAAAACATATTGGGCTTGTGTCGACGATTTCATCTTCATTTTATGAGCCATATTTAGCCGCACGAATGTTATCAAGTCTAAATCAAATATCGCAAGGACGTATTGGTGCTAATATCGTTACATCACAATTTGATTTAGAAGCTCAAAATTTTTCCATGGATAAGTTACCGTTACTTGATGAAAGATATCACCGTGCAGACGAATTTATTACAGTTATGAAAAAATTGTGGGGGTCTTTTCATAAAAACGCAATTATTAATGACAAAGAAACTGGTGTCGGATTAGATAGTAATCAAATAAAGGCAATTAAACATACTGGTCCACACTTCCAAGTGAATGGTGCAATTAATATACCTACGTCTGAATATGGTCGACCTATATTATTTCAAGCAGGGACATCTATATCAGGAAGAGAGATAGCAGCGCGACATGTTGAAGGTATATTTTCTATTGCTTGGAATATGCAAGATGCGCTGGATTTTAGAGAAGACATTCGTTTACGCGCAATTAAAGAAAATCGTCGTGCACCACTCGTGTTACCTGGTTTAACAGTCTATGTTGATGAAACATACGATAAAGCATACGCTTTAAAACAAGAATTAGATCAATTTGTATCTATAGAGAATAGGAAAAAGCGTTTATCTCAAGCGATAGGGCTAGATATTGCTAATTGGGAAATGGATGAGCGCGTTCCTAACTTGCAACCCTATGAAGAAGTACAACAAAAAGTCGTTAAATCAATTTATATTGCTGTGAAAAATGCCGTTGAAACTGAGGAATTAACTTTGAGACAATTACTCGAACGCTTTTCAACATGGATAGGTCATAAGACGATTGTGGGTACACCTGATATTGTTGCTGACGAAATGATTGAATGGTTCCAGCAAGGGGCGTGTGATGGATTTACATTAATGCCGCCCACATATCCAGATTTATTTGAAAAGTTCATTGACCTCGTCATCCCAGTTTTACAAGAGCGTGGTGTCTTTAGAAAAGAGTATGAGCACGCAACGTTAAAAGGACATTTAGGGTTGATGGAGTATGAGGAAAAAATTAAAAGTCGATAA
- the cntC gene encoding staphylopine uptake ABC transporter permease subunit CntC, which produces MIFSKGLFRDTKIIVPMAIIGVYMFLGLAAPLVTLYEPNHIDTTNKFAGISLRHLLGTDHLGRDVLTRLIYAIRPSLMYVFVALFLSVLIGAMLGFVSGYFKGYIDALIMRICDVMLAFPSYVLTLALIALFGIGIENIILAFILTRWAWFCRIIRTSVMQYTAANHVKFANAIGMNDLKIIYKHIMPLTLADIAIISSSSMCSMILQISGFSFLGLGVKAPTAEWGMMLNESRKVMFTHPELMFAPAIAIAIIVMVFNFLSDAIQMTIDPRISSKEKLNGMKKEVEGS; this is translated from the coding sequence ATGATTTTTTCTAAAGGTTTATTTCGAGACACAAAGATAATAGTTCCCATGGCCATTATTGGTGTATATATGTTTTTAGGGTTAGCAGCGCCATTAGTAACATTGTATGAACCTAATCATATAGATACTACAAATAAATTTGCTGGTATAAGTTTGCGCCATTTGTTAGGAACAGATCATTTAGGTAGAGATGTATTAACAAGACTGATTTATGCGATAAGACCAAGCTTAATGTATGTATTTGTAGCCTTGTTTCTCTCTGTATTAATCGGTGCAATGCTGGGTTTTGTGTCTGGGTATTTTAAAGGTTATATCGATGCTTTGATCATGCGTATATGTGATGTAATGCTAGCATTTCCGAGCTATGTATTGACTCTAGCATTGATTGCACTTTTTGGAATAGGTATAGAAAACATTATTTTGGCATTTATATTAACGCGTTGGGCATGGTTTTGTCGTATTATTCGTACAAGCGTTATGCAATATACGGCTGCTAATCATGTTAAATTTGCTAATGCTATTGGTATGAATGATTTGAAGATAATATATAAGCATATCATGCCATTAACACTTGCTGATATCGCTATTATTTCTAGTAGTTCGATGTGTTCAATGATACTGCAAATATCAGGATTTTCATTTTTAGGTTTGGGTGTGAAGGCGCCTACTGCTGAATGGGGCATGATGTTGAATGAATCAAGAAAAGTAATGTTCACACATCCAGAATTGATGTTTGCACCTGCCATTGCTATTGCCATTATTGTGATGGTATTCAACTTTTTATCAGATGCTATACAAATGACAATTGATCCACGAATTTCTTCTAAAGAAAAATTAAATGGCATGAAGAAAGAGGTGGAAGGCTCATGA
- the cntD gene encoding staphylopine uptake ABC transporter ATP-binding protein CntD: MTLLSVNQLKIIDTWTDTILVKDVHFTLNKGETLGIIGESGSGKSITCKSLIGLNPARLKIEGSVNFDGIDMLKLSEHQLKKHRGKDIAMIMQQGSRAFDPSTTVGKQMFETMKVHTNLSIKEIEATLIEHMEHMSLNNPKHVLKSYPYMLSGGMLQRLMITLALALQPKLIIADEPTTALDTITQYDVLATFQQIKDHLDCAIIFISHDLSVINKIADRVVVMKSGRLIEEGRKEIVFSNPKEEYTKYLLSTKKKMNEHFKRVMRGDINA, translated from the coding sequence ATGACATTATTATCTGTTAATCAATTAAAAATTATAGACACATGGACTGATACGATACTCGTTAAAGATGTCCACTTCACATTAAACAAAGGTGAAACATTAGGCATTATTGGCGAGAGTGGAAGTGGAAAGTCAATTACTTGCAAATCGCTAATTGGATTGAATCCAGCACGTTTAAAAATTGAAGGGTCAGTAAATTTTGATGGGATAGATATGTTAAAGCTCTCCGAACATCAATTGAAAAAGCATAGAGGCAAAGATATTGCGATGATTATGCAGCAAGGTAGCCGTGCATTTGATCCATCGACGACTGTAGGTAAACAAATGTTTGAAACAATGAAAGTACATACTAATTTATCGATAAAAGAAATTGAAGCTACTTTGATAGAGCATATGGAGCACATGAGCTTAAACAATCCTAAACACGTATTAAAGTCTTATCCGTATATGTTGTCCGGCGGTATGTTGCAACGTTTAATGATAACTCTAGCATTGGCATTACAACCGAAATTAATTATTGCAGATGAGCCAACAACAGCACTAGATACGATTACCCAATACGATGTATTGGCAACATTTCAACAAATTAAAGACCATCTCGACTGCGCTATAATTTTTATTTCACATGACTTATCAGTGATTAATAAAATTGCTGATCGAGTTGTCGTGATGAAAAGTGGACGACTTATTGAAGAAGGAAGAAAAGAAATTGTCTTTTCAAATCCTAAGGAGGAATATACTAAATATTTATTGTCGACAAAAAAGAAGATGAATGAACACTTTAAACGTGTGATGAGAGGTGACATTAATGCTTGA
- a CDS encoding recombinase family protein encodes MKYGYIRPVTINDSLEEQCEKILLHTNNMHEESHAKNKDRSTLSELLNSILQHEDVLYVTDLCILADSTKHLTEVLDHFLVNKISLYVINLDKEISSSYNEAFIDTLHHIVEFQSDIVKFRTRLGMEDYTWKGKKVGRPKRNDQNLKDAVDMYMSKKFTLDEIKAKTNISRATLYRHLDR; translated from the coding sequence ATGAAATATGGTTATATAAGGCCAGTAACGATAAATGATAGCTTAGAAGAACAGTGCGAAAAAATACTTTTACATACAAATAATATGCATGAAGAAAGCCATGCTAAAAATAAAGACAGATCCACATTAAGTGAATTATTGAATTCGATTTTGCAACATGAAGATGTCTTATACGTTACGGATTTATGTATTCTTGCAGATTCTACTAAACATTTAACCGAAGTATTAGATCATTTTTTGGTAAATAAAATCAGTTTATATGTTATTAACTTAGATAAGGAAATTTCAAGTTCTTATAATGAAGCATTTATAGACACACTACACCACATAGTTGAATTTCAAAGCGATATTGTTAAATTTAGAACACGTTTAGGCATGGAAGATTATACATGGAAAGGGAAAAAGGTAGGAAGGCCTAAGCGTAATGACCAAAACCTTAAAGATGCAGTCGATATGTATATGAGTAAAAAGTTCACCTTAGACGAAATAAAAGCAAAAACAAATATAAGTAGGGCTACTTTATATAGACATCTTGATAGATAA
- the cntM gene encoding staphylopine biosynthesis dehydrogenase: MSKILIIGTGPVAIQLANICYKYTDTIIDMVGRATTSTKSQRLFQAYKRDGYFEVMAQNAIHQHLTGQFQVNNLYGDLSQVKDEYDTVIMACTADAYHNVLRQLPTPTLENIKHIVLVSPTFGSHMIVEQFIMKFNKDIEVISYSTYIGDTRVINHMAPNRVLTTGVKTKIYMGSNHEFSEMTGYLKDLFQRLKIKMSVMASPLHAESRNSSLYLHPPLFMNDFSLTAVFDGTKVPVYIYKLFPEGPITMTLIHEMRLMWKEISTITQKLNVPTINLLEFMTKENYPVKAESIDKDNIENFETLPNILQEYLLYVRYSAILIDPFSKPDNKGRYFDFSAVPIQRVDQDEQQIIRIPRMPSEDYYRTAIIQHIAKLLGIATPMIDKFLQRYIERCQRYRLEHPDQRLSSQFDIELFKEDMDLITRFLEIKKIV; the protein is encoded by the coding sequence ATGTCTAAAATATTAATCATTGGGACGGGGCCAGTAGCTATTCAACTGGCTAACATTTGTTATAAATATACGGATACAATCATTGATATGGTAGGACGTGCTACTACTTCTACTAAATCTCAACGTTTATTTCAAGCATATAAACGTGACGGGTATTTTGAGGTAATGGCTCAGAACGCGATACATCAGCATTTAACTGGGCAATTCCAGGTTAATAATTTATATGGTGATTTAAGTCAAGTGAAGGACGAGTACGACACAGTTATTATGGCCTGTACGGCCGACGCTTATCACAATGTATTACGACAATTACCTACACCAACTTTAGAAAATATTAAGCATATTGTTTTAGTATCGCCAACGTTCGGTTCTCACATGATTGTTGAACAATTTATTATGAAGTTCAATAAAGATATTGAAGTTATCTCCTATTCAACATATATAGGAGATACACGAGTCATTAATCACATGGCTCCTAATCGAGTATTAACCACTGGCGTTAAAACTAAAATATATATGGGATCTAATCATGAGTTTTCAGAAATGACAGGATATCTAAAAGATTTATTTCAACGATTGAAAATAAAGATGTCAGTTATGGCATCGCCACTACATGCTGAGTCGCGCAACAGTTCCCTATACTTACATCCACCATTATTTATGAATGATTTCTCATTAACCGCCGTATTTGATGGCACAAAAGTACCAGTATATATTTATAAATTGTTTCCTGAAGGACCAATTACGATGACATTGATTCACGAAATGCGATTGATGTGGAAAGAAATATCGACTATAACGCAAAAGTTAAATGTACCTACAATTAACCTGTTGGAATTTATGACAAAAGAAAATTACCCTGTGAAAGCAGAATCGATAGATAAAGATAACATTGAAAACTTTGAAACATTGCCAAATATATTACAAGAATATTTATTGTATGTGAGATATTCTGCAATTCTCATTGATCCATTTTCAAAACCAGATAATAAGGGACGTTATTTTGATTTTTCCGCAGTTCCTATACAAAGGGTTGATCAAGATGAACAACAAATAATACGTATACCTCGTATGCCTAGTGAAGATTATTATCGAACAGCTATTATTCAACATATTGCAAAACTTCTTGGTATTGCTACACCAATGATAGATAAGTTTTTACAAAGGTATATTGAGCGCTGTCAAAGATACAGATTAGAGCATCCAGATCAACGCTTGTCATCACAATTTGATATAGAACTTTTTAAAGAAGATATGGATTTAATTACAAGATTTTTAGAAATAAAAAAGATAGTTTAG
- the cntA gene encoding staphylopine-dependent metal ABC transporter substrate-binding lipoprotein CntA — translation MRKLAKLSSMLLISGVILTGCGNDKELEDKKKNKQLTYTTVKDIGDMNPHVYGGSMSAEAMIYEPLVRNTKAGIKPLLAKKWDVSKDGKTYTFYLREDVKFHDGERFDAEAVKKNIEAVQQNKKLHSWLKISTLINDVNVKNKYTVEINLKEAYQPTLAELAMPRPYVFVSPKDFKNGTTKDGVKRFDGTGPFKLGEHKKDESANFLKNNDYWGEKPKLNKVQAKVVPAGETAFLSMKKGETNFAFTDDRGTDSLDKDALKQLKDTGDYQVKKSQSMNTKMLVVNSGKNNSTVSDKTVRQAIGHMINRDKITKEILDGQEKPATQLFAKNVADINFDIPTRQYNIKKAASLLDEAGWKKTKDSDVREKNGKALAMSMVYDKGSSSQKEQAEFLQAEFKKMGVKLNINGETSDKIAERRTSGDYDLMFNQTWGLLYDPQSTVAAFKAKNGYESATAGIANKDKLYGEIDNVFKIQNDKMRSAAYKNILQQIDDEGVFIPISHGNMTVVAPKDLEKVSFTQSQYELPFNEMQYK, via the coding sequence ATGAGAAAACTAGCAAAATTAAGTTCGATGTTACTGATATCAGGAGTGATATTAACTGGTTGTGGTAACGATAAAGAACTGGAAGATAAGAAAAAGAATAAACAATTAACTTATACAACAGTTAAAGATATCGGTGATATGAATCCGCATGTTTATGGTGGCTCTATGTCTGCAGAAGCTATGATTTATGAACCATTAGTTCGTAATACTAAAGCAGGTATCAAGCCACTATTAGCAAAGAAATGGGATGTGTCAAAGGATGGCAAAACGTATACTTTCTATCTACGTGAAGATGTGAAATTCCATGACGGAGAACGATTTGATGCTGAAGCAGTTAAGAAAAATATAGAAGCTGTCCAACAGAATAAAAAATTACATTCTTGGCTGAAAATATCGACTTTGATTAATGACGTTAACGTTAAAAATAAATATACTGTAGAAATCAATTTAAAAGAAGCTTATCAGCCTACTTTGGCAGAATTAGCTATGCCAAGACCTTACGTTTTTGTGTCTCCTAAAGATTTTAAAAATGGTACTACAAAAGATGGCGTAAAACGTTTTGATGGCACCGGTCCATTTAAATTAGGTGAACACAAAAAAGATGAGTCAGCAAATTTCCTGAAAAATAATGATTATTGGGGAGAAAAGCCTAAATTAAACAAGGTGCAAGCAAAGGTGGTACCGGCTGGCGAGACGGCTTTCTTATCTATGAAAAAAGGGGAAACAAACTTTGCTTTTACTGACGATAGAGGTACGGATAGCTTAGATAAAGACGCTTTAAAACAATTAAAAGACACAGGCGATTATCAAGTGAAAAAGAGTCAATCAATGAATACGAAAATGTTAGTAGTAAACTCTGGTAAGAACAATAGTACCGTAAGTGATAAGACTGTGAGACAGGCAATTGGGCATATGATTAACAGAGATAAAATTACTAAAGAAATTTTAGATGGACAAGAAAAGCCTGCAACACAATTATTTGCTAAAAATGTCGCTGATATTAATTTTGATATCCCTACACGTCAATATAATATTAAAAAAGCAGCATCGTTATTGGATGAGGCAGGTTGGAAAAAAACGAAAGATAGTGATGTGCGTGAAAAAAACGGTAAAGCACTTGCAATGTCAATGGTCTATGACAAAGGTTCTTCGAGTCAAAAAGAACAAGCTGAGTTTTTACAGGCAGAATTTAAAAAAATGGGTGTTAAATTAAATATTAATGGCGAAACTTCAGACAAAATTGCTGAACGTCGTACTTCCGGAGATTATGATTTAATGTTTAACCAAACTTGGGGATTGTTGTATGATCCACAAAGTACAGTAGCTGCATTTAAAGCTAAAAATGGTTACGAAAGTGCCACTGCAGGTATTGCGAATAAAGATAAATTATATGGCGAAATTGATAATGTATTTAAAATTCAAAATGACAAAATGCGTTCAGCAGCATATAAAAACATATTACAACAGATTGATGATGAGGGAGTATTTATACCAATTTCACATGGCAATATGACAGTTGTTGCACCTAAAGATTTAGAGAAAGTTTCATTTACACAGTCACAATATGAATTACCGTTTAACGAGATGCAGTATAAATAA